The Streptomyces sp. NBC_00162 sequence GCCCACCTCGTGGCGGCTGACGGAGGCGCCGCCCGAGCGGCGGTCGTCGAGCGCGGTGAGCCCCGAGGCCATCAGGGCGAGCCGCGGCAGCATGCCGAGCAGCACCACGGAGAAGAGGACCATGACCGCGCCGAGCCGGGCCGGGTCGCCCTGGACGGCGGCGACGGCCTCCCACAGGGCGGTGATCACGGTGGTGGCCACGGCGCCGATGAGCCCGCCGCGGCCGAGCGGCGAGAAGTAGCCGAGCAGTACCAGTGTCAGGACGAGCGCGCCGGCGACGGCGGCGAGCCGCGCGATGCCCGACCAGTGGTAGGCGTCCGCGGCGGTCCACGCGGTGAGGACGCCCAGCCCGCCCGAGGCGAGCAGCAGGGCCGTGGCCAGGCCTCGGTTGCCCTGCCCGATGCGGGAGATGAGGGCGCCGGCCGCCATCAGGACGAGCGTGACGGCGGTCAGGGCGCCGGCCAGCGATTCGAGCGCGAACTCGCGGCGGGCGAGCAGCGCGGCGGTCACCATGAAGGCGACGGTCGCCACGCCCGCGCTGCCCCGCCGGGCGGCGGGACGCCAGCGCCAGGCCTGCAGATCGAGGTCGTCGGCCACCAGGTCGGTGACGTCGTGGACCACGGGGGCCGGCGGAGCGGAGTGGCTTCGGACGAGGCGCAGGACGGCACCGTCGGCTATCCCGGCCGACGAGAGCGTGCTGTCGTGCGGCAGCGCGGAGCCGTCCGTCGTGATCAGCTGACGGGTCAACGGGCGCGATGCGGCCCGGTCGTCGAGCAGCTGCAATATGTCCGGGAGCAGCTGCCCGATCGGGGTGTCGGAGGGCAGGACCATGTCGGCCCGGCGCCGCTCGCCGACCAGGGTCACCCGGCTCAGTTGCGCCCGGGAAGTCGTTGCTGTGCTCACCACTTACGGGAACCTATCATCGCGGGATTGCGACCTTTCGGGGCAAGGGGGGACATGGCGCTGCTGCCGGACTGTGAACTCTCCCGGATCTGCACGCCTCTGCTTCTTCCTCTACGACTGCGTCGGCTTGGGCGACTTGGCCGTGTGCGAGGGCGTGGGCTGTGAAGTCTTGGGCGATTTCGGCGGCTTCGACGGGGACGGGCTCGCCGCACCGGACGGCTGCTGCGACTTCGACGGCTGCCCCAGCGGCGGCAGCTGGCTCTGCTGTTGCTGTTGCTGCTTCTGCTGTTGCTCGGCCTTCTGCTTCGCGAGCGTGTGCTGGACGAAGGACCACCCGATGCAACCGGCGCACAGGACGGCCGCGATGGCGATCCCCGCGAACAGCTTTCCGAGCCGCTCGTCCGCCGTGCGCCGCGCCCGCTGTGCGCCGAAGAGCAGGGCGTCCCTCATCCTGCGGCGGCGTACCGCCACCGATTCCAGAAGCTGGCTGTCGTAGTCCCGTGCCATCCGTCGTCCGTTGCCTCAGTCTCGGCTCGTCGAGCGCCAACCACCGCTCCGGGGCGCGGCAGCTGCGCGTGCGCCATACGAAGTCCCCCGTGTTTTGCCTCTGCAACATAGAGCATGCACCGGCATCGAGCACATCCGGACCGGGGAGTGAACGCCAGCGGCGGTTACAGGGGGGTTTGCTCCTTGGGGTCGCCGGAGAGGCGGACGGTGCTCAGGATGCGCATGACCAGGTCGTCGCCGACCGCGCCGGGGACGCCCGTGCGGCCGTAGAAGTTCCAGGCGACGAAGCCGCCCTTGGAGTTCTTGAAGCCGAAGACGATCGCCTGGCCGTCTCCGGCGCAGCGGTTGGTCTGCTTGACGCCCGCGGAGCGGGCCTTCACGTACGTTCCCTCGACTCCGGACTTCGTGCGGTACTTCACCGGCTTGTCCCAGGTGACCAGGCTCTTGTCCGGCTGGGTGTAGGCGGCGTAGACCCAGGTCGGCGCGTTCTTCTCGGCGATCTCGGCGGTGTCCTTCGCGCCCTCGGCGCCCTTGGTGCCGGCGCCGCCGAGCTTGACGTCCGTGATCCGGCCGTCGCCGTCGGCGTCGATGCTGCACCACTTGGACTTGTAGAAGGCGGGTGCCGTGTGCCCGATGAGGAGCTTGTCCGGGTCCTTGCGGTCCGTGTGGCCGCTGAAGACGCTGGGCGCGAGGACCTCCCAGTCCGGCGGGACGTCGAACGCGGTGCCGTGCTCGGGGTTGACCACGGTCTTCCAGCCCGCGACGAGCGGCTTCGACGGGTCGGACACCGGTGGGGGGCCCTCGTCCTTCTGCCGGACGACCACGACGGCGGTGACGGCGGCGGCGACCGCCACCGCGGTCAGGACACAGATCCCGATGACGGTCCGCCGCCGCCCCTTCGGCGGCTGGGGCTGGGGCTCCTGCGGCCATTGCGGTGGGCCGAATTCGCCTTGCTGGTACTGGTTCTGCATGGTTCCCCCTACTTGCCGAAGGACAGGATCGCGCGGCTCGCGACTCCGGGCTCGGGGCTGGCCACCCTGCCGTTGAGCAGGAACAGCCGTCCTCCCGCCCAGGCGATGCGGACCCCGTGGTCGTAGATGACGCCCTCGGCCCCGGCGGCCGCCGCCGGGCTCTGCAGAAGCGGTTGCGAGGAGCCGTCGGCCGGTGCGAGGGACACGACCGAGCCGGTTTCGCCGCTGCCGGGCCGGACGTAGACGACGATCCTGCCGTCCTCGACGGCGAGCGGCCACACCGTGCGGTCCTTCGGCTGCTCGGCCGTGCGCCACTTCTCCTTGCCCGTGTTCAGGTCGACTGCGACGACCTGACGGGTGTCGTCGATGCCGAGGTCGGGGCCGGTCTTGCCCGCGCCGATGTACAGCGTGTCGGCGTCGGCCACGGCGGCGTAGCACTCCTGGTAGCCGGTCGAGTTGCCCCATCCGTTGCACCGGCCGCTGACCCCGAACCCGGCGTCGCTCTGCGAGCGGACCTTTCCGTCGGGCGTGAACGCGGTGATGTTCCAGGTCTTCTTTTCCTTGTTGTACGCCGCGACCACCAGCGGGTCCATGGAGAGCACCCGGCCGACGTTCCATCCCTTCTCGTACGTGTGGCTCCACTTGGAGCCGCCCGTGGCCGGATCCAGCTCCTCGACCATCGACCGCGCGGACCCGACGGGCTCCTTCGGGGCGAAGCAGTTGCGGAGGCTGATCAGCCGTGAGCCCCCGGCGAACGCGCTCGGGGAGCAGCCGTTCGTGTTCGACGTACCGAAGAGCTTCCTGCCGTCGGTGACCGAGAAGCCGCTCATGACGGCCGACCGGGCGACGGCCACGGTGTCGCCGGCGATGGCCATCTCGAACTCCAGCGAGCTGTCGTAGGAGTTCTCCTGCGGCACCGGTGCCTTCCAGCCCGCCGTGCCGGTGGTGAGGTCGATCTGCTGGAGCTGGGTGCAGTGCGCCGTCGCCGAGTCGCTCTCCTTCACCCCCACGACCAGCTTGCCGGTGGCGGACGGGGCCCGCGGAACCCCGCACAGCGGCGTCTGCAGCGGGAGCTTCCACTTCTCCTGGCCGTCGGCCACCGCATAGCCGGTGACCTCCTTGTACATCGCCTTGACCACGATGTCGCCCACCCGCCAGGGGCCGTACTGCGAGGCTCCCGCCCCGACGACCTCGGTCTGGTTGTCACGCAGCCAGACCCGCGCCTCGCCGGGCTGGATGCCGGCATTGGGGTCGT is a genomic window containing:
- the eccD gene encoding type VII secretion integral membrane protein EccD, translating into MVSTATTSRAQLSRVTLVGERRRADMVLPSDTPIGQLLPDILQLLDDRAASRPLTRQLITTDGSALPHDSTLSSAGIADGAVLRLVRSHSAPPAPVVHDVTDLVADDLDLQAWRWRPAARRGSAGVATVAFMVTAALLARREFALESLAGALTAVTLVLMAAGALISRIGQGNRGLATALLLASGGLGVLTAWTAADAYHWSGIARLAAVAGALVLTLVLLGYFSPLGRGGLIGAVATTVITALWEAVAAVQGDPARLGAVMVLFSVVLLGMLPRLALMASGLTALDDRRSGGASVSRHEVGNALAATHRGLALATIATAISAAAAGWLLTLAEKPSVWTVALPALVAVVLLSRARAFPLVAEVVALITASALLVVRLVMLWTGHGGGAAPLAVLGAAALLPLLVLAVQPPEHVQVRLRRTADLIESVGMVGLFPLAVGVFGVYGQLLNKF
- a CDS encoding PQQ-binding-like beta-propeller repeat protein, giving the protein MNQTPAGFGPPPEPFQPQPSGTGGGGGRRISGRTAIVLAVLAGVLLVLGGGVYLAVGGDRGKPAAQDGKESAMPSGSPSVDQGDGKGSGVGSGVYDPNAGIQPGEARVWLRDNQTEVVGAGASQYGPWRVGDIVVKAMYKEVTGYAVADGQEKWKLPLQTPLCGVPRAPSATGKLVVGVKESDSATAHCTQLQQIDLTTGTAGWKAPVPQENSYDSSLEFEMAIAGDTVAVARSAVMSGFSVTDGRKLFGTSNTNGCSPSAFAGGSRLISLRNCFAPKEPVGSARSMVEELDPATGGSKWSHTYEKGWNVGRVLSMDPLVVAAYNKEKKTWNITAFTPDGKVRSQSDAGFGVSGRCNGWGNSTGYQECYAAVADADTLYIGAGKTGPDLGIDDTRQVVAVDLNTGKEKWRTAEQPKDRTVWPLAVEDGRIVVYVRPGSGETGSVVSLAPADGSSQPLLQSPAAAAGAEGVIYDHGVRIAWAGGRLFLLNGRVASPEPGVASRAILSFGK